DNA from Prunus persica cultivar Lovell chromosome G6, Prunus_persica_NCBIv2, whole genome shotgun sequence:
GTAAAGGCTCCCGGGAAAAGACCCCTGCCCGCCTCATTCCCTTCGGCTCAAATTCGACAGTCTAGCATACTGGAGCATTTTCAATCCAATAGTAGACCCAAAAGGAGTAAAACTGATGGGGTACCTGATGTATCAGTTTCTGGATCAGAAATAGTACGTGGTCCTATAGAACAATGTTTGAAACCTCCTTCTGGCGTGAATTGCAGTGTTGAAGTTTTATCAGACACGTCTCCGCTTGATTGCCTGGAGAATCAATCAGATTGGCAGAAGAAAGCTAACAGTCTCTTGCAAAAGCATTTTGGTTATTcatcattaaaaaatttccagAAGGAAGTCTTGGCTGCTTGGATGGCTCACCAAGATTCTCTTGTTCTTGCTGCAACAGGGTCAGGTATTATTATCCAGCTTATGTTTGTGCTGTTTTGTTGATATTCAGTTATATGGGCTGCTATCTTAGATTCATAATTACTGTTGCGCAGGGAAATCTCTGTGTTTCCAGATTCCAGCATTGTTGACAgggaaggtggtggtggtgatttCACCGTTGATAAGCTTGATGCATGATCAATGCTTAAAGCTGGCAAAACATGGGGTTTCTGCTTGCTTTCTTGGATCTGGGCAACCAGATAGTACTGTGGAAAATAAATCAATGAGCGGCATGTACGACATAATATATGTTTGCCCCGAAACTATCCTGAGGTAAGAGACTTCATTATTATATGGCTGTTGTTTGACTGAGGTGTTTCGAAGGTTCTCACAAATTACAATCGACCATGCTACAGACTGATAAAGCCACTTCAAAAATTAGCAGAAAATCGTGGAATCGCACTTTttgcaattgatgaagtccatTGTGTTTCAAAGTGGGGCCATGATTTTCGGCCTGATTACAGGTTCGTCGGATATTTGTTTACAATTGCATTGGTATATATCTATCACTACAAGAATAGTGATTGGATTTATCTGTGAGTCGTATGACTAATGTATGTCATAGACATGGGAATAGATGCCTATAAATCAGTCAAACATTCTTGTGGTTCAAGTCTCTATCTTGTCTTTGCTGTGCCTTCTAAGTTATATGAGGCATCATTCTAGTTCTTCGGATAGATGAAAGTTATCATATTTCCTTGACATTGAATTTCCAAATGTTTCAGGAGATTGTCTGAGTTGCGAAAGAACTTCAGTGCTTGCAATTtaaaattcttaaaatttgatATACCACTGATGGCATTGACTGCTACTGCCACAATTCAGGTCCGCAAAGACATTCTTAGGTCATTGTCCATGTCAAAGGAAACAAAGGTTGTGCTTACTTCCTTTTTCAGGCCAAATCTAAGATTTACGGTGAGTTCACTGTAttgatttttcaaaatgtttCAGTATAATTTcaggtttttattattatatttttttaatttataacttTGGATCTTTATATGAAGTAATCAGCAGGATTGGGTTTTGTTCTGCATGAACAATTTCGTAGAATcccaattaatttaatttctttatttgcttcatccattttatttttcatctcaTCTTACAGGTACAACATAGTAGAACATCGGCATCATCGTATGAGAATGATTTCCACGAATTGATAGACACGTATACTGGAAAGAGAAGAATGggtgaaaagaaacaaatagtCATGTCACAAGAACTAAACAATGTGATGGATAGTGCTAATGGTAGCATATCAGATGAAGATAACATTTCTCAGGATGATTTAGACAATTTTGAGGATGGTTACTCTGACAAAGATGAAGTAGATTCATCACAGGAAAATGGTTCTAGTGCTTCAAAGGGAAGGGAGCTGTCAGTTGAGTACTTGGAGGATGACATTGACATCTTTCAGAGTGTGAATGATTGGGACGGTATTGTAATTTTCAAGTTCTGATATCTGAAATAGACTTCATAGCATGTTAGACATGATTATGTTCAATGTGCTGATCTTTTTCATGCTTGCAGTTAGCTGCGGTGAGTTCTGTGGACAATCTCTTTGTGAGGACTGGAATACCAGAAAAGAAACTATATCTGATATTATTGATCTACCAAATAAACCAGAAGAAAGACTAAAACTTTTGCAGGAGCCGTTAGAGAAAGGGTCAACCATCATATATGTTCCTACTAGAAAAGGAACGTTGAGCATTGCAAACTATCTTTGTAGGTGTGGCGTGAAGGCTGCTGCCTATAATGCAGCGGTATGTCATGGATTATAACCTTTGTAGATATTTGTGGATGCATATTATCCCACTGTTTTCTTACAGTCTAGTATGGAGTTCTCTTAATCTCTCTTGCTACTGAAATATCCTCTTAGCTCCCTAATTTCCTTTGTCACTACAATTACCAAACATTGTAGACCACTAGAATTTGTTTATGGGTGAAAATTCAGTCGCACAATGTTGATGATGTAGAAATACTGTGGGATAGGGAAAACGGGTGCATTTACCCACAATAGCAGCCTTTTTCATTTACTTATAGATGAATTCTGATGGtagattattttttgttgtcctATCGTGCTAACTCATTCTTGAGTTCACTCGTTATCCAATTGCTAAATTAAAGATGCTCTATGCTGCCATGAAAGTGTATCTCTTGTTTGCTAGGTAACgtatatgttggtttgatttttctcCAGTTGCCGAAGTCACATCTAAGGCAGGTTCACAAGATGTTTCATGAAAATACTTTAGAGGTATGAGTTTTCAGATTCATGGATACTAGGAATGTTGCATAGGCCAATGGATAGTTTAGCCATTAAATGTATATTCCCTCATTTTAGGTGGTTGTTGCAACAATTGCTTTCGGAATGGGAATTGACAAGTTAAATGTCCGAAGAATAATCCACTATGGCTGGCCACAGGTGATCTTCTTAATCTAGTTTTGCTTCAATTTAATGTTTCTTCATTCTTTGTTCTGAACTCAACATAACTCAGTCCCTTGCTTCTCTGTTTAGGCAACAACATCAATGCCTACTACAAATTTCCCTTGATGTATTACTTCATTATCCTTGCTGTGAGCTTCTTATACCTTTTTGGTTTGTTATAGAGTCTGGAAGCTTACTATCAAGAAGCCGGTCGAGCGGGCAGGGATGGAAAATTAGCCGACTGCAGTAAGTTGATCTCTGTTTCCAGAATATTAGATGTGAACtagattaaattaattgaAGTCTTTAACCTTTTTGACCCTTTATGGCAAATAATCTTGTTGAGATACTATTTATTGTTTCTCAGTTTATTATGCATTCCATGCTCATGATATATTCTGTTTCAAACTTTCAATCTTGCTCTGCCTTTTCACCTTATATTGCATTGCTTTATTGATTGCGACTCTTGTTGGGTCTATATTGTTGGATAGGATCTAATGAAACCTCTTCTGTTTTTCTCGAGCAGTTTTATTTGCAAACCTAACAAGAGTGCCATCACTTTTGCCGAGTCGAAGAAGTGAAGAGCAGACAAAGCAAGCATATAAGATGTTGTCAGATTGTTTTAGGTTGATGTTAAATACATCTCCTTGCAGCCTTCTTCCACTGTGAAATTTGATCACACTTTGACCAACTTTACCCAGCATAATATTTAGTTTCACACGCATGCACACATGCAGGCAGCACTATGTATTATATGCTTTTCTTTGTATACTTGCAGGTATGGAATGAATTCTTCATGCTGTCGGGCTAAAAAACTTGTGGAGTACTTCGGAGAGGATTTTAGTTCTGAAAAGTGTCTCTTGTACGTATcattgcttctctttttgagGTTCCGTTTTATGTTTAATGTGTTTTCTCTTTAGCCACAGTTGACAGTGTTTCACAGTTTATGCTCATTAAGCAATTTCCTTAATGCAGGTGTGATGTGTGCGTTGCTGGACCTCCCGAACTGAAGAATTTGAGAAAGGAAGCAGATCTCATCATGCAGGTTATATCTGCTCATCATGCAAGTCAATACAGGATTGGTTCATATGATGATGCTACAAGTAGTGACATTAGACTTAGACGTGAAAGTTATATGGGGAAGCTAAATCTCAGGATGATTATCAGTAAAATAAGGGAGCAGGTGATTCTCACTCTCTTACTCTATGCTTTCGTGAAATTCTAGCGGCGGTGCTTAAAATGCAACTCAAATTCTAACACATTGTTTGGTGATTTCCATACGATGACCATGAACACTGCGGCGTGCAGTCTCAAGAATTCATGGCAACTGAACTGCTTTGGTGGCAAGGCCTTGTCCGAATTATGGAAAGTAAAGGATACATCAAAGAGGGAGATAACAAGGTACACATTcaccatgcatgcatgcatgtgtaTGCTTCTGCTTACATCTATTTTGTCAGTCTAATCTCAGAGTTTCAACTTAAATATTCAATGCAGACGCATGTTCAGCTAAAGTTCCCTGAGCTAACAGAACTTGGGTTGGAGTTTCTTGAAACCAAAGGGGAGCAAACTTTCTATGTTCACCCTGAAGCAGATATGCTGCTTTCTGCAAACAGACCCAAATCTTTCTCAACTTTCTCAGAGTGGGGAAGAGGCTGGGCTGATCCTGAGATTCGACGTCAGAGGTTAGAGAATATGCAATGCAACAGAAAGCCATTTAACGCCGGAGGTAAAAGAGGACGACGAAAATCACGAAAGCAACGACACAGTCCAAATTTAAGAACTGCTCGAGGTAGAATAGAAGCCAAACTCTCCAAAAAAGGTGCCCGACCAAGGTCATTGAAGCATTGACAAGTTTGGGATTTACATGTAGAATGAATCTATGACAGCAATTAACCAAATAGGTTGTGGTGGAGCCTATGATTCAAAATGCAATTATTTTTCAGTAGCATATTGCTTAATCTTGCAATCATGAATTAACGTAGGATTAAAATCGATTAATTTCCAACCCATTCTTCTATTGGATTTTATAATCGTTTTTTcgcaaattgaaaattgaaaaaataaaataaaatcctacaaAGTTTGAGTTCAATTTCCGTTAGCACACTGTAAAATTGTACTTTCTCAAATCAAGTTTTGCCAAGAATgtcaataaaacaaaacaatttcttTGTAAAGTTTAACATTTTGacctgaagaaaaagaaaaatcatatagTAAATGTCTAAAATTGCACCATTATTATTGTAAATATATCTTAAATCTTaatataaaaaactaaaaataaataagaatagtgattatttatCACATTTTCAAGTGATTTCTACTTTCACCAATTTTTATGTGGtagtatttatatatagtaaATTAGTTATGAACAACAAGCGCATCTGGTGTAGTGGTATCATAGTACCCTCCCACGGTACTGACCAGGGTTCGATTCCCTGGATGCGcattctttttaaaatgtaCCCTTTGGCTTCATTAGGAGTTTATATCACATTTACCTTTTATTTGGCTTCATCTCGTTCAGTTATTTTACACATCATTGTCACCCATTTTTGTTAGAGATGAAAGTTTCCTTTAAATTGGCaggcaaaacaaaagaaaaacgcAAAGAATATTCCCTTATTGAGTTATATGACAAACCCACAtaattaaaggaaagaatatatatgtaatgtaaTCTAGGCTCCCCTCAGTTATGTTCCTTTCTTCCATTCTTCTTATTACATGTGCACCTCTTCAAAGACtacaacaaaataattaacatGATCTCCATGGATTTCAGTCATGTAATTTTCGCCGTAATCGGTTTCTCTtcctccatcttcttcttcgtgcCGAATATAAAGAAATGGCACATGCAACAAGTCACAACAGAAAAATTAAGGATTGTTAATGAAGCACTGGAGCAAGCTGAAGAGAGGGCAGCGAGGTTTCAAGAAAGGCATGACCGAATTCTAAGCCAGATATGCTCATTTTACTTGATAAATAAGGAGCTGGAGGATGCCTTGGCCGGTGCTCGGGCCACCATGAGGGAAGCATTGGAATTTGCTGCTAATTTGAGGAGGTTGCAAATGAAGATCATTACTTCTTTCCCAAGTGATCAGCTTATAGTCATGGCAGCAGAGTCAGGTTAAGGAACAATTAATTAGAGGGGACATTGTAATCATTCTGATTGCATTCCCAAAtaccaatggttcaaaaaatttcatgcaTAAGCTATATGGTCCAAGAAGTTTATGTTGTGAGGAATGCTCaaagaattttatttgttaatacAATCCGTTCAATAACTTTACAGGTTCATATTCTTCTTGGGTtacaattttctttcaaattcattTAGGAATGAGAACTTTTCGTGTCATTCATGTCGCAAAGCTCTAACTCTTAATGGGAtggtttgataaaaaaaaaaaaagaaggaaaatgcgTTGGGGGTAAGGATCATTATTAGAAAGCTTTTTTATCATTCCATAATCACAGAGTAACATCTTCATAGGCCCTAGGATAGGAATGAGATGAGAGCGAGTATGGGGCAAGAACTCCACTTATGTATGCATATTTCATTGTATTAACGCGATGAGAGATACAAATACACTCACAATTGATATTTTTTCGAGAATGAGACATGAGTTACTATTTTAGTAGGTCGTAAAGTAGACACGAAAATTCCCTTAAAATTCCAAAGCAAATTGAGAGGAGTGAAGATGGAAAATACGAATTAAAGTATAAATGGGAATTTAGCATTTCCATTCAATAATCTGCGTCATAAATTGAATTGGAAATCACGAAGTTGAGTTTTTATACTTGATCCACTAAATTAACCTATCATGCTTAAAATAAGGAAGCTGATTTTCCTACTCCAATTTTCTCCACTTATCccctcctctctccctctttttctctcttcaaacTTTAGGGGCTGCAAGGCTCTTGGTtagtttagagagagagagagtgctcACATCCTCACTTTGAAGGTGTGAAACAGAGGTAGCAGAAACAAGTAGTGGATTTGCGGCATGGGTCTGTGGCTTTTTCCTCAATCTGTTTGCCAAGAGTTGCAGACCCACCATGGAACATTGttggaccttttttttttttatggagttactttttgttcttttttattcttttatagtttttaattattttaaaaaataaagaaatttttgtattagtttttagaaaaactttATAAAACCCCCTCAACTATAGGGTCATTCTCAAGTTCATACTCAATTTTAGAAACATTTACGAATACACACTCAAACTCCTGAAAACCTTATAATTTAGTCCATTCGTTAGCCAAACAACTGAAAAATACATGAAATTTGTTGAGAAATGGTGCTTTTGCCAACAAGGGGATTCGAACCACTCTCAATCCCATCCATCTACTGGGCCTTATCCAACACGCTGCGAATCAATTTGTTAACAATGTTACGACGTGTAATATTTATATGGTCTTAAAAGTTTTGCAAGCTAATATTATCTAGGATAAATTTccatttagaaaaaaaaattcctaatattattttattatgtttaaatTAGGCATCTGTTTAATGTTATGACGTGTAATATTTATATGGCCTTAAAATATTATCTAGgataaattttcatttattaaaaaaaaaaatccctaatgataaatttaggcatatgtttaattttatttattattttattatggaggttttttttttttttgtggttataTATTATGGAGTTGTATTATTATTCACTATTGAGTTTTAATATTGTTCATTATATGTGATACTAAGTTTTAActttaataggaattctttTCTATGTGGTAGTAagttacttatatatatatatatatattttgtcaaGCTCATATATCTTATCATATGCaatatattgtagtaaattaatataactaaaaaattgtggtgtgtttgattttctttcactaattactacatattttctaaagaCATGGTGTTTGTCAGGTCGCTacataatcaacttaaatcactcTAACCCACCATGCCATGCATTTTATTCCagttttttgtgataaaataatagacaattgactaaataaacatcctctaaagtttcaataaaaatttctaagtttttctcacaatttccgtgatttttattcaatttttatcgatatcgatattttctcgatatttccatcgataTATCCGTGTTTTTGGACCACCGATATTTTCGAAACTcttgatattttagaccttgctCCTAACCCAGCGAACCAGCGACCCTATCTTTCATCCTAGCCTAAATCCAACTGCCCTCCTATCCACCAAATCCAGTCAATCACATGCCACACACCAAATCTAATAAATTTGCCTGAAGTtcgtttatttttcaatgggttttatgaatattttTGAATATGTGGGGTTAATTAGATTTACGTTTTGAATATTTGGGGAAGATGGTGGCTACAgggtgggagagagagaaaggcgGGGGTTAGGGGTGCTGCTGAAATTTCCTCTTGTAGAGCAACCTTGACATGGCCTTGTCCTCGCTCGCCAACCATGCGACCTCGACTTGGAGTGCTCCACCAGTCGAACGCTGTTTGTCtcctaagagcaactccaccatttgccctttgtcatggcaaatgGGGGTTagggcagctactattcatgtgaatagtggctgccctttCAAAATGCAAAGTGTGTTTCCACCTATTGTCatggcaaccactattcacacgagatatgaggagaggaatttgtatagagttttggtatggaaagtgaaaaatatgactaagtatttattttaaaaaaattctgaaaagtttagtatttttttagattttttaaaattattttttgattgcTGACGTCATCGTTGACGTCAGCAGCCCGTGCAACGTTTGTCTGCTGGAAGGCCGTTTTGGGCCAAACCCCCCCTTTGCCCCGGCACACTAGAGTTGCTCTAAGTGAGTTTGGGTCCGCACAAACAGATCCTTGATActcaaatagaaaagaaacaaatcaatcaaacaataaCCTATTTGGAGGACTTGGTGATGGCTGGGTTTTGGTTTAAGGATGGTTTTGGTGATGGGTTTGGGTTTAACgatgatgatggtgaatttggttttgttggcGTTCCAGTGAGGGTGGTGATGAAGGAAAGTAGAGAGGGTGGTGCGGTGGTGCAGAGGGTAAGCTGACGGAGGTTGGGTTTTTTTaggtcttaattttttttttaaaatatagatttgacttaattttttaaaaataatttaaacaacaaaataaatttttttattaatttttagtcCACTTGGAAGTCcatatcattaaaaaatagatcTCACTTTTGACACGTCAGCATTTATGTAATGTATAGGGTAATTTGTAGGTTTTTCGGAAGTTTGAGTATATACTCGTAAATGTCTCTAAAGTTGGGTATGAACCTGAAAATGACCATATCATTTCAGGGGTTTTATGtagtttttcttaatttttaatcatatatttttatttttttggttgtcaaaGTCTTATTTATCTCCATAAATGTAGAATGAGCTCACATGactaaatttaacagaaaatataACGATAAGACAAATGTGTTGATTAATAAAGAGTTAATAGATcatttgaataaataatttaattgagagaccaaaatacaatttgaatataaatttgaggaccatttgagtaaataaccttaaaaaatattaaaaagcaaaagagagtatgtgtaaatgaaaaaatggcaaatcacctccctaaaataatatatttggtCCCAAGGCAAAGTTAATGCCCCAACTACTCTCCAAAATCCAGAAGTCGCGGATTGCTAGCGTGTCTTCACTCACAGCCGTTGATCACCATCAAATCTCACACCCATCGCTTCACTTCAAAACAATCCAATTGGCTAAAACACAAGCACACGGATCGTCAACGTGGCACACCCCACTATAAAACACAACCCACCAAAGTATTTTtgccaaattcaaatccaagcgcttcaaaacaatccaactTTCCCTCcgcaacaaaattttattttcagttcTAAAATCTGAGAGAGAATGGAAGCTGCTAAGGTCACCAAGGGCGCCGGAGGAAGAAAAGgcggagagagaaagaagtcCGTGTCGAAGTCGGTCAAAGCGGGGCTCCAATTCCCAGTGGGTCGGATAGCCCGTTTCTTGAAAAAGGGTCGCTACGCCCAGCGAACAGGCACCGGGGCTCCGATTTACCTCGCCGCCGTTCTCGAATATCTCGCCGCTGAGGTAATTTCATGGTCCAAGTTTCTCAGATCTAAGCATTTTACATCTTTTTCCCCTTCTCGAAATGCGTTTCTCGTAAAAACTTCTCAATAAGATCTGATTGTTTTGTGCgattgtgttttcttttgctgtttggattttgagaaaaataaggaaaataaggaaaatgagatttgatttttgtttctttgattatTAATTACTTATTAATTGGTGGTGGCGTTTTGAAATCAGGTGCTGGAGTTGGCGGGGAATGCGGCACGTGACAACAAGAAGACTCGGATAAACCCAAGGCACGTGCTATTGGCAGTGAGAAACGACGAGGAGCTTGGAAAGCTTTTGCAAGGAGTGACCATAGCGAGCGGTGGTGTGCTCCCAAACATAAACCCAGTGCTGCTTCCAAAGAAGACCTCCAATGCGTCTTCTGAAGCTGCTGAGAAGGCGCCCAAGTCTCCCAAGTCTCCCAAGTCTCCCAAGAAGGCCTAAAACG
Protein-coding regions in this window:
- the LOC18773233 gene encoding ATP-dependent DNA helicase Q-like SIM, with amino-acid sequence MNANGVSADEVIAKLLEMGFENSTVKKAVKEVGPSFDDALDYILNGCCSTNRRATRASSTSSSSMRNVKAPGKRPLPASFPSAQIRQSSILEHFQSNSRPKRSKTDGVPDVSVSGSEIVRGPIEQCLKPPSGVNCSVEVLSDTSPLDCLENQSDWQKKANSLLQKHFGYSSLKNFQKEVLAAWMAHQDSLVLAATGSGKSLCFQIPALLTGKVVVVISPLISLMHDQCLKLAKHGVSACFLGSGQPDSTVENKSMSGMYDIIYVCPETILRLIKPLQKLAENRGIALFAIDEVHCVSKWGHDFRPDYRRLSELRKNFSACNLKFLKFDIPLMALTATATIQVRKDILRSLSMSKETKVVLTSFFRPNLRFTVQHSRTSASSYENDFHELIDTYTGKRRMGEKKQIVMSQELNNVMDSANGSISDEDNISQDDLDNFEDGYSDKDEVDSSQENGSSASKGRELSVEYLEDDIDIFQSVNDWDVSCGEFCGQSLCEDWNTRKETISDIIDLPNKPEERLKLLQEPLEKGSTIIYVPTRKGTLSIANYLCRCGVKAAAYNAALPKSHLRQVHKMFHENTLEVVVATIAFGMGIDKLNVRRIIHYGWPQSLEAYYQEAGRAGRDGKLADCILFANLTRVPSLLPSRRSEEQTKQAYKMLSDCFRYGMNSSCCRAKKLVEYFGEDFSSEKCLLCDVCVAGPPELKNLRKEADLIMQVISAHHASQYRIGSYDDATSSDIRLRRESYMGKLNLRMIISKIREQSQEFMATELLWWQGLVRIMESKGYIKEGDNKTHVQLKFPELTELGLEFLETKGEQTFYVHPEADMLLSANRPKSFSTFSEWGRGWADPEIRRQRLENMQCNRKPFNAGGKRGRRKSRKQRHSPNLRTARGRIEAKLSKKGARPRSLKH
- the LOC18775301 gene encoding histone H2A.1, with the translated sequence MEAAKVTKGAGGRKGGERKKSVSKSVKAGLQFPVGRIARFLKKGRYAQRTGTGAPIYLAAVLEYLAAEVLELAGNAARDNKKTRINPRHVLLAVRNDEELGKLLQGVTIASGGVLPNINPVLLPKKTSNASSEAAEKAPKSPKSPKSPKKA